The sequence below is a genomic window from Terriglobia bacterium.
CTGTACATTCCCCGCCTTTCAAAGGCGGGGTGGCTGCGCCATCAATCAATGGGCCCGTTCCTTAGCGGCGCAGACGGGGCGGTTAGTAACTCCATCAACAAAAAGGTGCGCTGCGCGGTTCGTTACTAACCGCTATTACTGCTTCGCCCTGTCGGGCTCGCGCTTTGCCCCCGCCCTCGCGTTCTAACGTTTTAATCGCTCGGGCACCCCGCCTTGAAAAGGCGGGGAATATTCCTTGATTATTGACGACACTTGTCGTTATATGGACGTATCACGAGGAGACAATGGGCTTCCCAAAACTCAGCAAACTGGAACTTCAAATCATGGACACGCTGTGGGACCGCGGCGAGTGTTCCATCCGAGAAATTCAGGAGGCCTTTCCCGAAAAAGGCCGTCCCGGCTTTACCACCGTGCAGACCATGGTCTATCGGCTTGAGGCGAAGAATGCCCTGCGCTGCACCAAGCGGATCGGTAAAGCGAACATCTTCGAAGCGGCGATCTCACGCAAGGCCGCGCAAACCCGGATGATCGACGAATTACTGAATC
It includes:
- a CDS encoding BlaI/MecI/CopY family transcriptional regulator, which encodes MGFPKLSKLELQIMDTLWDRGECSIREIQEAFPEKGRPGFTTVQTMVYRLEAKNALRCTKRIGKANIFEAAISRKAAQTRMIDELLNLFGGKPVMAHMVKSGQLTLEDVKEAEQELRRLAKKEKAK